The Vigna angularis cultivar LongXiaoDou No.4 chromosome 9, ASM1680809v1, whole genome shotgun sequence DNA window TGATCATAAACTCCAGAATTGAGATTGTGCTGCTTTAAATTTGATCAAAGAATCCCACAATGGTGGTGAAGGAAACTAAAAAATCTTCACATTGTGGCCTTGCCAAGAAGGAAAGTAGGAACAAATTACatggtataatttttgtttcagcACTCATTTGGAGACTTGATGAAGAGATCACAGTTcccaaaaacacaaacaaaaagcCTTGGTGGGTGTATGGTACATTACACGACACCCCACCaactgaaacaaaaaaatatggaaAGACAAAAGATCTAAATAGTCCAACTGAAATGAGAAGAAAGAAGCAGAAATGGGTGGTCCTTATTCCTTActtgttttcattctttttgtgattttttcatGTTTGAAACTGGAGCAAGTATTTCCTTTCAAGTTCATGCTTGTCACAAAGaaaacaattcaatcaccacaaaagaagtaaaaattCTCTTACCATCCTTAGAGATTTGAGTCTGATTCTGATGATGAGTTTCCGGAAAGTCATCAGAATCAGAAGCCTGAAGATCAGATGAAGGTAAAACAGGGGACTCTGCTTTTGCATCTTCCACAGAAGGTGACTCCACCACTGAGAAGAAACTGAATGAATCCCACAAGAGAAGACGAACAGCGAGACCCACCAAGAAAATTGAGAGTGCTAACTTGACACACACATGGTTGTTCTTTTGCAGGGACAGTGGTCCCGAATCAGACCTCACTCTCTTCACCATCTTGTATCAGATGCAAAGATGAAACCACAGCCACAACCAACTTTGCTACTTTCTCATGAAACGGTGCTGCTGAGTAATTATTATAGGAAATGGAAGCAAGTTATGATATTGAATAAACGAACCTGTTTTCTGCACACCCTTTGTTGGGATAATAATGTATGTTGATACAAAAACACATTACGTGACATGTACCATGTGGCAGCCATTAATGGtgaaaataaaaccaaaatagataatatcatttaaaaaaaacaaatatatatataaaaacaacaacttttcacgatgAGAAACACGTTCAGTGTGTGTGTAAGTCTCGAGTGATTAGAGCATTTCCTTTGATAGAGAAGAATGTGTGTCATTTGGTCTCACTGTCTAACAGAATGCTCATCTTTTCATCCATCTGCACGTGTGATGTTCAAAGATTTTTACCTTAAAAAACTATGATTTGGTGAATTTTGCATTCTACTTTTggtaaaataaattcattcacATAATTTGTAACTATGATTTATTAGCAAACATGTCActcactctttctttctctctcatgcACAGCATAATGGAAAAGATAACAGTAGTTTGATGTTGCAGGCTACCaactttacttttatttctttgatGAAACACGCTGCATGTCTTTAGTTGAGTAACATCAAAGTCACTGACTCTATATGtgattcattttttgtttttgaaaacaATATTGAGTTGGCTTCCATTAATTCAATAAAAGGTAAGATATATCTTAATAGGAATTTAAATATCAGtctaattttcaattttgataaaaatgagaaaattaaacatgatataaaataaaactcttaaatttattatcttaacaTTTTGTATTAAGAGTGATCTCAATCAATAAATTTGACTTTTACTCtcgtttttttctttaaaaaaatacaaaaatttattttttataatcattttattaaataaaaataaaaatatattatcttactGTTCTTCttaataacaacaataacaatacaaataatatcATGGGGCAAGAGAAATATaccaatataaaaaaagatttattttattgaaaattgaaatagaTTAAATTCAAGCGGGTTAGACTcacttcaaaattatataatctctctctaattatttttcttttgtaaaaaatcATATCTTAacacttaatattttaaagatgaCAATTCAAAAACTAATATCCTAATATTAGTAAAGGATATAGTTTCCAATGACCAAACATCATTTTAAGATTACATGGAAACTTCTTATGTAGTGATGTTACCTTTTTTGTGGCTATAAATTACGGGCACAGATTCTTAAACATTTTGGGATTATTTGGTTGTCGGTGCTAATGACAGATAGAATTATTTTTTCCCTTTAATGATTTACTTTAAGAAAAGGTCCATTTAATGAATCTCTTAACTTGGTTAAAACAATATGATAAGAAACGGTTACCTACTTGTAATGAATGTTATTATAAGTTAGAGTGAAGAAGTCGTTTGCCAATTTATTTAAGAACGATTAATATGAtctaaataatcaattaaaacagtAGTTGTTCAGTTTATTTTGTTGACCTCTTATTTGAATTGCACAGACAACTTTCATATTCATTCCACCCTTatcattaaaagaaaagttatcaAAATACACTCCTCAACAGCTAGTTCCAATCAATCATGACCGTTCATAATAAACCTGAAAGTCTTCATTAAAGTTCTGGTGTATGACAGAAATTTAGCAACTACATACTCTTTTGTGTTCAAAATTTATTACAGTATATGATCACGTCATGAGcacataagaaaaaaagaaaacgtaaaaacaaaagagacgaaagcaagaaaaatcagtaaaaagaaaaattgttttgactataatttttttttacaaataatagttaaatttatagaattgaatattttttagttttttaactttaattaaaaattataattattttattttagaaactttaatttaatttagtcttttaatttaaaaatatgtggatttaatttttaaattttgttaaatttatttgacgtttctaatatatttaatgtagtatttgagttatttacactatttaatatattagttaataaatacgttttaaatcttaaataaattaaatttatacagttttaaaaatgaaagaataaattaattcaaaattttaaataactaattttaattttcagtaaaacttaaaaaatcaaaaatatgttCAACTctaaacttatatataaaaatttaaataaaaaattttaacatttttattggGACAACCTtaacaaaactgaaaaatacCACAAACAGGTATAAAAAATAGAGAGTGTCAAAGTTCAAGGTAGAGAGAATGAAGGTTGTGGTGTTAGCATTTGAAGAGTTTGGTGGGATATGATGAACATTAATGGCTTGCATTTAGTTGAGTCCCTTAGTGGGGACCAAATGTCCCTTGCCTTATCTTGTAATTGAGAGGATAATACTGTTTTCATGGCCCTTCACAAGGATCATATCTCACTCCACATTTATTCTCTCCTCATCTGTCCTTAAATgcataaaataaagtaaacccTTCAAGATTGAAGCCAGTTCAcacatcttttttttctttctttatttatgaAACCAAACATAACGTCATAGTTTCTTACagtatttaatctttttaatattcCAAAAGATATCAGATTAGAATATAAGGTATttcatacttttatttaataaattaaatattagcaagaatatactttttataatttatcaaataaaatgtGAAGAACACTGACACTAACTTCTCTTTGTTCCAAATAGGTCATAAATATTTTGAGCTCTATTCTTTATTTTGTGTGTACCTCGTTTCATATTTATTAACCATACATCCCTTTCACCAAGTAAAACAAAATGTGGTGGAAGAAGTGTCTTATGAGGAGTGCTAATAAGACACGGAAAAGGTTTAAAAGGAGATTTtgttaaactatatatatatatatataaatacaaaataattaaaaatatagtcaaaagatttataattaattagatatgtttttagttttttaacttttattaaaaattaaaattagttctttaaaatttattctccATCTTTAGAATGGCATAgatttaatttctaaatccaGTAACATTTACCATGCATGTGCATTTTAGTTTCCAAAAGGGTACGTGGCTTATGAGTAAGGAGAAGAAGGCATGATTCATGAAACACACCAAAggaatatataataataatattcctCAATCATTTATTAGACAAATGAGAACTATAACAAATTTTCACTCTGCACCACCCAACTCCTGTCCCTGCTGCCAGGAACCGCCTACTAACTGATTTCTTTTCCTATCTTCATATATCAAACTagtaaaattaagttttaattatacttaaaaataaactaatttaataaaattttatttatataatataatttcgtCTATTATTCACTTTAATCTCTACATTTGTTTAATCTTAATATTTGTTAagtaaaatcaaataaactaaattaactttatttactaaacatattataatttaatcaaataaaaaatagaaactaaattaaattataaatattaacttaCTAACTGacggattttttttattttgttaattcaCTCTAGATATTGTTAAGGTTCTCGTTCAAATTAAAATGcgttaaattttcaaaaaacgtgttattaattatgatgTGACGAGGTTATAAAATTAATAGtcaatttttaatacaaacttTTTCActctacaaaataaaaagaatttaaaaatggaaCAATAGGTTGTAGGTTAGAGGACCAAAAGCATAAAGTGTCTGGATGAATAATAATTAACGGATTTGAAGGGAAAAAAGAAATCCACATACATAATTTCAGTGTCGTGATGAAGATGAGAATGACGTcagtaaaaaaatgaaatagttaAATCAGTAAACTAAAATGAATTTGTTAGAGGTGTTTCACTGAATTGGTTATGTGCTTTATGCAGAGTTTAATGTAGAACTTGGCTAGCTCTTTTTGTTGTTCAATTTGGAACTTATGTTACGtagattaagttaaatttatgtataaatcaTCCCAGTTTAGCTTCTTTTGATATCAACAACACAGTAAACAAATTTAGTAGTGAAATCTAGATATATAACCTTAAAAGGTTTCTTGAATGAGAACATAGTATCTCAAGGCCCCATGggaataatattataaatggctTGGACATGATTAGTGTAACGTTTGGTTTTATTTTCATGCTTCAAAAGTTTTTCTCAGAAAATGTCGTTCGTGATAGAATCTAGAGATGTGAATTTGTGTTACCTGTTATTGCGGCTTATTAAAACACACCTACTACTTCGTCAAAACAAAAGTACAAGTACTATGctttgtgaaaaaaaatgtttgactACATTccaatttatcaataaatatattacattgtTTTCCACATCAGATTCTGGACCACAAACAAGACTGCGAGCACACAATTGTTTATGCTCTTTGTTTTGGTAAACCATATAAGAATGACAAAATTTCAGTACAAGAATAACAAATTTACATCTCATAAAATTCTAGTAAAAATATCAtgaaaagatttcaaaattttctcatGATCTGATCTGACCCGAAACAATGTTTCCGAATCTGTTGAAGGGTGGAACAAAGATGTTCTCATGCAGAAGTTTTATTTCTACACTTGTGTTATGCAGCTGTTCTTGGTACTTTCATGCCAAATCCACGCCTTTCTTTCTCCACTCTGTCAAGTTGTCAAGACCAGAGGATTAGCAACTATCCTAACTGCTGCTTCTTAAAGATTTAGATTAATAAATCATGCAAtgtgaagaataaaaattatgtaagaAATGCAAGGACCATATTTAATGGAGGCGTAGAAGTAACAACTGAAACAAGTCAATCATAGGCGTAAGACAAAtttaagaaaagagaaaagcatatatatttttctttcttaacctCACAGAAAACATCTGTTGAATCATCAAATGGGGTCCTGAATTGGAATAAAAACACAACTTTCCAGCACTCCAATGAGCTTATGAGCCAACTGCATAACAGACTATGACTCAACCTCTCACTCAATTTATATCAGATACTTGACACCAACTCCTatccaaaactttaaaataatgagtctataaatcttcttttttatactgttcaactttttatttttaattaatgtgcGACTTAAATTCACACTTATATTCTTAACAAAAATATCTAAGAGACAAACTGCATGAGAAGAAATTCCTCCTTATCTATAGGTTCAGCTTGACATGACTAATCAATATGCTGACTGCTAGGGGAAAACAAACATGGATTCTTAACAATAGGAAACCAGCATTTTATGAATAGAAACACAGAAGGACATTACAACAGAAGAGCTAGTCTATAATTAGATAAATGGAACAAAATCATCATAGACTTGGCACTTACGTTGGTGCAAGTTTACCAAGGCTGTCCAACTCTTCCCCTGTGTTTTCATCTCGTACCCTCCCAGAAATGTCAACGATGTAAGACCTATTGTCATCGCGGGGGAGTCCTCTCCGACAAAGCAATTCTAAATCTTTATGGTGAAGTTCTCTACCATTTACAAAAACACCAGTATTTCCACCAGCACATTTTTCTGGCATGGGATGCTGGAACTCTTCTATGAATGGCTGCAAGAGAAAATAACATATTCATTTATATTGATCAGAGTACAAGTATATGAGAAATGGAGTGTACCAGAATAGTGTAACTTACCAGAATTATTCCAAGACATGGTCCCCCCATGACACCCCAAAATCCAGCCTGAGAATCATACCTGCGGAAGAAAAAGTGCAAGCAGATCAATCACTACAATACATAAGCAATCAGCATAAACATTTACACTATCACTCTAAGCTGAGATAACTCTTCCCAAAACGATATGCAAAAAGGCATGTgaaactatcaaaatataatgTTACAGATTATAAGAACTTAACCGAGTCTATATGTATGCAAAGAACACTTTTCAAAAGCTTAACTGATTTTGATCCCTGTCTTTACAGTTTGTCTAAAGATTTAATTTTGATCCTTTATACATTTCTCTTCATTTGAGTTTCTGATATATGACATAATGTCAGCCTAACAAAGTTGTGAATGTAAAGCATACTAACCAGTAATTTCCTGGCTGGATTGGTCCAGCAAACTTTTCAGCCTTTTTAATCACTCGATCTGGTATTGGCTGTCCATTTATAGTAACATTACTTTTCCCATTATCTTTCTTAATAATGTTTGCTAAAAAGGAATCACTCCTTTTGTTAGACCTAGGATGATCATGTTCTCTGCTTACATCACCAGAATCCTGGGAGACCCCAGTGTTAGAATAATCAATAACATCCATCTCAGTTGCAAGCACTACTTCTTTCAAAGAATTTTGCCTTGAGGCATTCTTTTCTACTTTTTCCAGCTCTTGATCTGAGCGACTACTTTGGTTGCCTTTccctaatcgattaaccacatGGTCGTCAAATGAACTACCAGGTGAAGGAGATGGAGAGGCTTTAGATGGCTGATGAATGAACCCACCTGGGGCAGTCATAATTTCTGGAATATTTTCATCATCAGAAATACTGGGAGATGAAGAATGGAAACTTTGCCTCTCTCGCGACTTTAAGGTTGAGTCTTCAGCCAGCACAGAAGATTCTCTATCTACTGAGTGAAAATCATAACCAGAATAATCATCAGATGAGAAGTTCACAGCACTCGTGTTCACATCACCACGGGAATGGAATGCACGACTATTCACAACCTCACCAGTGGCATCATCAACCCTTGTGGATCTGGTAGCTTCCTCCATCTCAGAATGAGGAGAAATTACTAGCTTCTTATTGACGACAGCAAGTTTCATTTCAGAAGAACAAGCTCCACATCTAATTTTCTTCTGCTTAAGATTTTTAACCATGACCAGTGTCTTTTTAGGCAGTTGCAGTAACTCAAAGCAACTATGACAAGTGATGAAAGGAGAAGCACCAGCTATAGGAAGGCATTGCCGAGTACTACTCAAAGGCACTACTTTTCGAGTATGGTTTCCAACAAACCTACCCATCTCAGAATTGTAATCTCTAGGCCATCTTGTGCGAGGTTGTCTTTCATGTAAACCAGTGGGAGGAATGGCAGCTCTAGAATTCTGAACATAAGGACCAACTGCTCCTGGGATCTCATGACCATACAACATAGGATCATTTGGGGCAGGGGTGTGAGGGAATCTGCTGTTAACAAATTCAGCAGGTGGCACAGGCACTGATTCTCTTCTTTTGTTGTTATAGCAACGCAAACAAGAGCAAGAAGGTGGGTGAAGCATGGCATTACGAGCATATGGATCATATGAATCTGGACCAGTATCAGCATAGCGTCCAGGAAAGTAGGGATGAATTGGTTTTTGTGGGAACTGGTGGGGTAAAGGATGTGAATCTCTCATCATTGGGGATACAAAAGGATCCCCATATCCAGGAGCATAATTTGGATTATGCATGGAAGGGTGAAAGTTGCGCTTAGCCATTTCAGGACCTGCTGCATAAGGATATGGGTCATGATGATAATTGAAATAAGGGGGACCTGGCAAATGTTTATTAGGGCCAAAGAATGGTCTTGAGGTTCTGCTCATAGCTGTTGATGATCCATATCCTTCAGGAAACCAAGTTTCAGGGCCACTAAAAGGATCTGGAGGAACCATTCTTCCATCAGGAAGAACCTTTTCTTTGGGGTTACCAACCACCTCAGAAGACTTGTTCAATTGACTGGTTAACTCATCCAGCTTCCTTAGAATATCGGCTCTATCTTGCTCAAGATGCTGAACTTTATTCACACCATCCATGTCCTTGAAATTCCTCCACTGTTCTCCATAATTGTAAGAAAAACTGGAATAGCTATTTGAAGATCCTTCATCAGGATAACCATGAGTGGGAAATCTGACACCCTCCATATCAGCTTGAGACTTTCTCCGAAACCCCTGCATCTCACCTCTCTCCCCATAAGGCCAATTAGACACTCTCCCATAGAATTGGTCCCCTACCATGTGAGACTTCTGCTCCTGCTGGTCTCTTCCAATTGATTTACCCCTTTTGTCCTTACTCACAAAATCATTCTCCAAAACTCCTTTCTCATCCCCATCCATGGAACCATCCAAAAACCTCCCATGTCCTTTATTTGGTTTTCCCAAATCCCTTCTTTGACCCTCCATTGAGAAACCATCATTGGACCCAATATCAACATCTGAATCATCACTCAAATCAACTACCCCTTTACCCAAGAAACTTTCTGATCTACCTTGATCTCCTCCACCTTGTCCCTCATCTGAGGTTTCCCACAACCTAACACCTTCGGAACTTTTAAGCTTTCCtacaaaggaaaaacaaaacGGAAAACACAATAAGAAATCAGAATATCCAACCCCTTTTTGAGCCTttgaccaaaaaaaaaaaaatcctaatttttaatacaaacaaAAAGCTCCAAAGCACGTTAAATCAAACAACCAAACCATATGCTAAATTTACGAAAGGGTACCTCGAAGAACACTACCACAACCACCACATTGATAAACAGTGTAATTGGCAAGCTCGGGAAGAACCTTTTGACACTTGGGGCACTTCACCAAACGCAACTTGGCCGAGTCCTCCATTGCTGAAGCTGAGAGATaatacacaaacacacacaggGCCACTAACCAAGCACCATAACCAAACAAGGAAGAAGCAGCAGCAGAATCCTTGGTTATTTATTAAGATAGAACTTTCACGTAGAGGTCCAAAAGGAAGTGTTTGGCTTCTCGGAAACAACAACAAGAGCGTCAGAGAGAGGAGTGTTGTTGTGTTTTCTGCTTTTTCTTTTGGTGCTGATTTTCCTTTTGggttttcttgattttttccTCAAAATCCAAACAGCAAGAGACCAAAAATCGAAAAAGGAGTAATGAAGAGAAGCACAGTGGGGACAAAATTTCCTCTCGGAATCTTAGAACTTTGCAAAATAGATCCTTTCATTCCATTCCAGTTACTGAAAATAAAAATCGCTGCTTTATATTATTATGGGTAGATTTTTAGACAGAGAACGAAAAACAGTAACGTGAGATAGTTGTACGGAGTGGAGTTAGTTGGGCCGCAAggagaaaaaacaaaaccaaataatTGTGTCTACAACCAAACAAAACATGCcagtgtttttttctttttacttataagattaatcaattttagttgacattaaatttaaaatgaaattaacttaGGTATAAATAtacctattataaaaaaattaaatgtggACATGAAATTGAAACGTGTTGTCATTATAATGAAAACGTTTCTTAAATATccattagtttttaaaattttaattcattaaaaattatcctaataaaataagCTATTACTATTTCATAAGTAGAATGTTAAAACTGTGACATAAACATACGCTGAGATCACGTCAACGCAAAGAATTAGATTtgaagttaattaattaatggaTTCGATTGGAACTTCCCCACGATGTATGCAGCGGGTCTGGCcagtgtttatttatttatctattatgtaaaaaaaattatttattatatattaagtatttatttaaaaattatttgtaaatattttaaaatttgtagatATGTAGATATCCaggtatatttaaaaaatattttatagtaatttaaaataaacttaaaatatatacattaaattaaatataaattaaaatttaatttaattaaatttaattcaataaaatttaattaaaatatatctaacttatttataaataaatattaaaattgtatcaTATGGACCGGCCGGTCCGAAAGCAGTCCCGAGACTTAGACAACCATCGGTGTTTCTCTCATCTTTTACTCCCGACAGCATGGACGGACGACTGTTTGCGTAGATATTCACCTCACACGTTGTATAATGCGACCGTCCGTTCCTCTCCCTGGTGAGTAATGCTGGTTTACCATACGGGCGGGGGATCAAGATTGGCCGATTGGTAAATCAGGTCGTTAAGACGAAGATTGAGGTAAATAAAGATTAGAGCTATTGGGCTGGAATTgagccgtgattaacttttcattaATCTCaagcacataacaaaaactataaatacaagtcaGAGGTAAGTACTACACAAGTTGCATTTACTACGCATTCATTACTGTTTGATCAAATCGTCAACAGTTTTCGtcctgactttggcatcggagaatttTTGACAGATTTTCCCTGGACGACAAGAATAGACAACGGAGTTTGGAGCGAGACCGGACGACAAAAAAGCAAAAAGACAAATTATGAAGGCATTTGATAACTTAACCTCAAATAACCGAAACAAAAATACTCACTGTTCTcttcaacaaataataaatatttgaagatatGAATTATGgatcataaattttattcacTTGTATTTgcaaatataaatgtttttagcTTTCTAAACCCAAGGAAATGGTCTCTGAAGACGCAGCTTCCAAACGCGGCAGGAGGAAGAATCTCTTTACGGAAGGACGTTTCAAACGTGTGAAGTGATAAAATCCCAGAAATTGCTTACTTTCAATCAATATTTCTTTCATGTCTTCTAAGTTGACCTAGTTCTATTAAATTCACAAAAACTCATAAAATAgcaaagttatatatatatatatatatatatatatatatatatatataaaagtcaAATCATACTAACTTCTTATGGTTCTATTTTctatcatattttgaaaataaaagaacagAACATTTCAAATAAGAAGATTTATGAGTTTGATTTTAGTATAGACTAGATTTTCAACTtgaagtaatttaaaaaaacaaattataattatttttattattattttaaattcagaCAAACATTAAACTTTATAcattgtatataaaataataacaatcaaacataaagaaaaataactatattttttgaaaaggtaatttattttaaaaaaattaattaaactagaATTTAGTGTAAAGTTGTAATGAATAAGAACTAACACACCTGAAggtaaagtaaaatataaagtaaataaaaattatttgagaaTTAAAATAAGCCTTACATAAAGAATtcaattattaagaaaataacataaacttaaataataaatccaTAAATTAGGTGATTTGAGTTTCTTGATGAAGTCAAATTTGTTAAAtatggttaaaaaaaatcaataaatttagtGAGGATTAACTCtaaatttctaatatattttatcttggATTTCTATTATAGAATGTTGAAATTTCGTAGAGTTTCAA harbors:
- the LOC108318910 gene encoding uncharacterized protein LOC108318910, whose product is MEDSAKLRLVKCPKCQKVLPELANYTVYQCGGCGSVLRGKLKSSEGVRLWETSDEGQGGGDQGRSESFLGKGVVDLSDDSDVDIGSNDGFSMEGQRRDLGKPNKGHGRFLDGSMDGDEKGVLENDFVSKDKRGKSIGRDQQEQKSHMVGDQFYGRVSNWPYGERGEMQGFRRKSQADMEGVRFPTHGYPDEGSSNSYSSFSYNYGEQWRNFKDMDGVNKVQHLEQDRADILRKLDELTSQLNKSSEVVGNPKEKVLPDGRMVPPDPFSGPETWFPEGYGSSTAMSRTSRPFFGPNKHLPGPPYFNYHHDPYPYAAGPEMAKRNFHPSMHNPNYAPGYGDPFVSPMMRDSHPLPHQFPQKPIHPYFPGRYADTGPDSYDPYARNAMLHPPSCSCLRCYNNKRRESVPVPPAEFVNSRFPHTPAPNDPMLYGHEIPGAVGPYVQNSRAAIPPTGLHERQPRTRWPRDYNSEMGRFVGNHTRKVVPLSSTRQCLPIAGASPFITCHSCFELLQLPKKTLVMVKNLKQKKIRCGACSSEMKLAVVNKKLVISPHSEMEEATRSTRVDDATGEVVNSRAFHSRGDVNTSAVNFSSDDYSGYDFHSVDRESSVLAEDSTLKSRERQSFHSSSPSISDDENIPEIMTAPGGFIHQPSKASPSPSPGSSFDDHVVNRLGKGNQSSRSDQELEKVEKNASRQNSLKEVVLATEMDVIDYSNTGVSQDSGDVSREHDHPRSNKRSDSFLANIIKKDNGKSNVTINGQPIPDRVIKKAEKFAGPIQPGNYWYDSQAGFWGVMGGPCLGIILPFIEEFQHPMPEKCAGGNTGVFVNGRELHHKDLELLCRRGLPRDDNRSYIVDISGRVRDENTGEELDSLGKLAPTVEKERRGFGMKVPRTAA